One genomic region from Gossypium hirsutum isolate 1008001.06 chromosome D13, Gossypium_hirsutum_v2.1, whole genome shotgun sequence encodes:
- the LOC107895027 gene encoding superoxide dismutase [Cu-Zn]: MVKAVAVLSSSEGVSGTVFFTQEGDGPTTATGNISGLKPGLHGFHVHALGDTTNGCMSTGPHFNPAGKEHGAPEDVNRHAGDLGNVTVGADGSASFSIVDKQIPLSGPHSIIGRAVVVHADPDDLGKGGHELSKSTGNAGGRVACGIIGLQG, encoded by the exons ATGGTGAAAGCAGTGGCTGTCCTTAGCAGCAGTGAAGGTGTTAGTGGAACTGTTTTCTTCACTCAAGAGGGAGATG GCCCAACTACAGCGACGGGGAACATTTCTGGTCTTAAGCCTGGCCTCCATGGGTTCCATGTTCATGCCCTAGGGGACACAACAAATGGTTGCATGTCAACAG GACCTCACTTCAATCCTGCTGGAAAAGAGCATGGTGCTCCTGAAGATGTGAATCGCCATGCTGGTGATCTAGGAAATGTCACTGTTGGTGCTGATG GCTCTGCGAGTTTCTCTATTGTCGACaaacag ATTCCTCTCTCTGGGCCACACTCCATTATTGGAAGAGCTGTCGTTGTCCATGCTGATCCGGATGACCTTGGCAAGGGGGGGCATGAGCTTAGCAAAAGCACCGGAAATGCTGGTGGTAGAGTAGCTTGCGGTATTATCGGTCTGCAAGGGTGA
- the LOC107895025 gene encoding trafficking protein particle complex subunit 6B, giving the protein MGREVSESCIDSLLTVMVSTYCNRFYANKPELAARRIEAIGYQVGHQLSERYTMERPRFSDHLEAIKFICKDFWFELFKKQIDNLKTNHRGTFVLQDNRFCWLTRMSIDQSPENGTSEELSIMADNKAMQSMHLYFPCGIIRGALSNLGIPCAVSADISNLPACSFVIE; this is encoded by the exons atgggGAGAGAGGTCTCAGAAAGCTGTATCGATAGCTTACTAACCGTAATGGTTTCAACATATTGCAACCGATTTTACGCTAATAAGCCTGAACTCGCCGCCCGTCGGATCGAAGCCATTGGATATCAGGTCGGCCACCAGCTCTCTGAACG GTACACAATGGAGAGGCCACGTTTTAGCGATCATTTAGAAGCAATCAAATTCATCTGCAAGGATTTTTGGTTTGAACTCTTCAAGAAGCAGATAGACAACTTGAAGACAAATCACAGA GGTACCTTTGTATTGCAAGATAATCGTTTTTGTTGGCTTACACGCATGTCGATTGATCAATCACCTGAAAATGGAACATCCGAAGAGCTTTCTATCATGGCTGACAACAAGGCGATGCAAAGCATGCATCTCTATTTTCCGTGCGGAATTATCAGAGGAGCTCTATCAAACTTGGGAATACCTTGTGCAGTTTCTGCCGACATATCCAACCTTCCTGCAT GTTCATTTGTGATCGAATAA